A window from Nitrospirota bacterium encodes these proteins:
- a CDS encoding GNAT family N-acetyltransferase — translation MKDPFLIGNKVYLRGIEESDLNNDRYFQWLNDHDNDLYTSHAMWPNTKEKMRVFYKRVSGHKNDVVFCIHEKSTDRHIGNIGLHEINWIHRRAELAILIGEKDAQLKGYGTEAINLLAAHAFNKLNLHRIGLGVNAHNEAAIRAYKKAGFVEEGIFRDHFLRNGLFTDVVRLAVIKKQK, via the coding sequence ATGAAGGATCCTTTTTTAATCGGCAATAAGGTCTATCTCCGGGGGATTGAAGAGTCTGACCTGAATAATGACAGATACTTCCAGTGGCTCAACGACCATGACAATGACCTCTATACAAGTCACGCCATGTGGCCGAATACAAAGGAGAAGATGAGGGTTTTTTATAAACGCGTCAGCGGACACAAAAACGACGTGGTTTTCTGTATACATGAAAAATCAACCGACCGTCATATAGGGAATATCGGTCTGCATGAGATAAACTGGATTCACAGGCGCGCCGAGCTGGCAATTTTGATAGGTGAAAAAGATGCTCAATTAAAGGGCTATGGAACCGAGGCGATAAATTTATTGGCGGCACATGCATTTAATAAGCTGAACCTTCACAGGATAGGTCTCGGTGTTAATGCCCATAATGAGGCCGCAATCAGGGCATATAAGAAAGCAGGCTTTGTTGAGGAAGGGATATTCAGGGATCATTTTCTGAGAAACGGTCTTTTTACCGATGTAGTTCGTTTAGCAGTGATAAAAAAGCAGAAATAA
- a CDS encoding glycosyltransferase family protein has protein sequence MAVQKKIIATIEARMGSTRLPGKVLKPLAGAPMLQRVFERAAGAGSIDRVVLATTTEKRDDVLVHLAEELGTDYYRGSEEDVLDRLAGAIKKYTPDVVVSLTGDNPLIDPVLIDDMVSFFFSKGYDYAASTHMHHSDKWMAERTFPAGISVQVIRAGIILDVSEEIKDIKIREHGTYGIYNRTDGKYKLGDFQAEGKYIEWRHPELRFTVDTPEDYELMSRIYNMLYHRNPAFSSLEAIKLVSENPELKAINAGVQQRIAHERLRAKAGK, from the coding sequence ATGGCAGTCCAAAAAAAAATAATAGCAACCATTGAAGCCCGGATGGGCTCTACGCGCCTTCCCGGAAAAGTATTAAAACCGCTTGCAGGCGCCCCTATGCTTCAGCGTGTTTTTGAGAGGGCTGCCGGAGCCGGAAGTATTGACCGGGTGGTCTTGGCTACTACTACGGAGAAAAGGGATGACGTCCTTGTTCATCTTGCAGAAGAACTCGGCACAGACTATTACAGGGGAAGCGAGGAAGATGTGCTGGACAGGCTTGCAGGCGCAATAAAAAAATATACCCCTGATGTAGTCGTCAGCCTTACCGGCGATAATCCGCTGATAGACCCCGTGCTTATTGACGACATGGTCAGTTTTTTCTTCAGCAAGGGGTATGATTATGCAGCCAGCACGCATATGCACCATTCGGATAAGTGGATGGCTGAACGTACATTCCCTGCGGGCATCTCGGTCCAGGTCATCAGGGCGGGAATAATTCTTGATGTTTCTGAGGAAATAAAAGACATTAAAATCCGGGAGCACGGAACCTACGGAATATATAACCGTACAGACGGCAAATATAAACTCGGTGATTTTCAGGCGGAAGGGAAATACATTGAATGGAGACATCCTGAACTGCGCTTTACAGTTGATACGCCTGAAGACTATGAGTTGATGTCCCGAATATACAATATGCTTTATCATCGTAATCCTGCGTTTTCATCCCTTGAAGCCATAAAGCTGGTTTCAGAAAATCCGGAACTGAAGGCGATAAATGCCGGTGTTCAGCAGAGGATTGCACACGAGCGGCTCAGAGCTAAAGCCGGCAAATAG